One window of Candidatus Paceibacterota bacterium genomic DNA carries:
- a CDS encoding DNA translocase FtsK — translation MAKKNEEKRSSLRLKEETSQTILGLVFFAIAVFFLLASADKAGPVGKAIYELFAFLLGIGYFLIPLLFILLGFSSIKKATGHFVLSRILGSLFFFFAGLGVLDLLAPFRAGIVGKIVSTPFLTFFDFYASVFLLFVVIIISLLVILDTPLQWSWFVSLFKKREVQEKEVKVSVLGLTKKDEMRMKLAKEVPNDDDAEKVYKIEKPGDTPPLSRKVKEEMDAPHKSYISMRPFTPPPLSLLEEDKGKPGVGDIKANANIIKRTLQNFGITVEMDEISIGPSVTRYSLKPAEGVKLSKIVALQNDLALSLAAKSIRIEAPIPGQSLVGIEIPNRDKTTVGLGTILGTEEFQSSEKALLVGLGKSVSGKAHFGNIAKMPHLLLAGSTGSGKSVAIHALITSLLYRNSPESLRFIMIDPKRVELTLYNKIPHLLTPVITEAKKAILSLKWAAKEMDRRYDILEAESVRDIESYHKNILAPAQKKMLEAHKGETAPVESGQLPETMPYIVIVLDELADIMTTYPRELEASIVRLAQMSRAVGIHLILSTQRPSVDVITGLIKANIPARVALQVSSQIDSRTILDTGGAEKLLGAGDLLYLSGEMSKPLRLQSPFISESEVKNVVKFIVDQYKDELPNEINLSPEALEKNVAFSSNLEDGENPADEDPLYEEAREIVLKAGKASTSYLQRKLRVGYARAARLIDMLEENGVIGAGSGAKAREVMGGDASDAGEEIGEDDTSEEATPKELL, via the coding sequence ATGGCGAAAAAAAATGAGGAAAAAAGATCTTCCTTGCGATTAAAGGAAGAGACCTCCCAAACAATACTTGGTCTTGTTTTTTTTGCTATAGCTGTATTCTTTTTGCTCGCGAGTGCGGATAAAGCCGGGCCCGTAGGCAAAGCAATCTATGAACTCTTCGCCTTCCTCCTCGGCATCGGATATTTTCTTATTCCCCTTCTCTTTATCCTTCTCGGATTTTCTTCGATCAAAAAAGCTACCGGGCATTTTGTCCTTTCGAGAATACTTGGTTCGCTCTTTTTCTTTTTCGCAGGTCTCGGAGTCCTCGATCTCCTCGCTCCTTTTCGAGCTGGGATCGTCGGGAAAATCGTCTCAACCCCATTCCTTACATTTTTTGACTTCTACGCAAGCGTCTTCCTTCTCTTTGTGGTCATTATTATTTCCCTTCTCGTAATTCTCGATACTCCGCTTCAGTGGTCTTGGTTTGTTTCTTTGTTCAAAAAAAGAGAGGTGCAGGAGAAGGAAGTTAAGGTAAGCGTGCTTGGACTCACCAAAAAGGACGAAATGCGGATGAAGCTCGCGAAAGAAGTGCCAAATGATGATGACGCCGAGAAGGTTTACAAAATTGAAAAGCCCGGAGACACTCCTCCACTATCGCGAAAAGTAAAGGAGGAAATGGATGCTCCTCATAAGTCATACATAAGCATGCGACCCTTCACCCCTCCCCCACTCTCTCTTCTTGAGGAGGACAAGGGAAAGCCTGGAGTGGGAGATATAAAAGCGAATGCGAATATCATAAAAAGAACCCTCCAAAACTTTGGAATCACTGTGGAGATGGATGAAATATCGATCGGCCCCTCGGTCACTCGATATTCACTCAAGCCCGCCGAAGGAGTAAAGCTCTCGAAGATCGTCGCACTTCAGAATGATCTTGCGCTCTCGCTTGCAGCAAAAAGCATCCGTATCGAAGCACCGATTCCCGGCCAATCGCTCGTTGGAATTGAAATACCAAACCGCGATAAGACAACTGTCGGACTTGGGACCATTCTCGGCACGGAAGAATTTCAGTCTTCTGAAAAAGCTCTTCTCGTCGGCCTCGGGAAAAGCGTTTCTGGAAAAGCACATTTTGGAAACATCGCAAAAATGCCACACCTCCTCCTCGCCGGTTCGACTGGTTCTGGAAAATCAGTGGCGATCCACGCGCTCATCACTTCCCTTCTCTACCGGAACTCTCCTGAAAGCCTTCGATTTATTATGATAGACCCGAAGCGTGTTGAGCTCACTTTGTATAACAAAATTCCCCACCTTCTCACTCCCGTAATTACCGAAGCGAAGAAAGCCATCCTCTCCCTCAAATGGGCAGCGAAAGAAATGGATCGCCGTTATGACATTCTTGAGGCGGAGTCTGTGCGTGACATTGAGTCATACCATAAAAATATCCTTGCTCCAGCACAGAAAAAAATGCTGGAAGCACATAAAGGCGAAACAGCTCCAGTCGAATCGGGTCAGCTCCCAGAAACAATGCCGTATATCGTCATTGTTCTCGACGAACTCGCTGACATCATGACCACCTATCCACGAGAACTTGAAGCGTCTATTGTTCGCCTCGCGCAAATGAGCCGAGCTGTTGGAATTCACCTTATACTTTCCACCCAACGTCCTTCGGTAGACGTCATCACAGGACTTATCAAAGCGAACATCCCCGCTCGAGTAGCACTCCAGGTCTCGTCGCAAATTGACTCTCGAACCATTCTTGATACGGGAGGAGCAGAGAAACTCCTTGGTGCCGGAGACCTGCTCTATCTTTCAGGAGAAATGTCCAAACCGCTCCGGCTTCAATCTCCTTTTATTTCAGAAAGCGAAGTGAAGAATGTGGTGAAATTTATCGTCGATCAATACAAAGATGAATTGCCGAACGAGATAAACCTTTCTCCGGAAGCTCTTGAAAAAAATGTTGCCTTTTCTTCTAATCTCGAAGACGGTGAAAATCCTGCCGACGAAGATCCTCTCTACGAAGAGGCGCGCGAGATAGTGCTCAAAGCTGGGAAAGCTTCCACTTCATACCTCCAAAGGAAACTGCGAGTCGGGTATGCGAGAGCAGCGCGCCTCATCGACATGCTTGAAGAAAACGGAGTAATCGGCGCGGGAAGCGGAGCAAAGGCCAGAGAAGTAATGGGAGGAGACGCGAGTGATGCAGGAGAAGAAATCGGAGAAGACGATACTTCGGAAGAAGCCACTCCCAAAGAACTACTGTAA
- a CDS encoding right-handed parallel beta-helix repeat-containing protein — MRRRGLQIFLLIFSSLCIFNINSVKAETVITDSEISVDTTWTKVNSPYIISGDLIIDSGVTLTIEPGVIVKMENSALYVDGKIVAEGTENEKIYFTSFADDSLGGDTNGDGALTTPSEFDYDGIRLWGSDPGSHFSHAVFQYASIALDFDTTTATLDAVSIEHGNGGISAFNADISLKNSHLFDLSFDAVDGYGASKILVASSIIEDLQGSAFGMYNDSMLILKDSTIKNLQDGTGVILFDSFADIQDSTFENITRDAVGVYNSKLTFKDSSAKDNDWGSAIYAQGTSDVTISGSSFDGGFNSGVEFYGNSWSGQHSSFSVSNSTFQNYLYAGISAGDIVSGSIASSTIQKNFIGLDVWNIPLLISGSAIKENDLLGLWNESDEKVVDAKNNWWGDVGGPYEEVGNPLGFGNEVMGAVNYTPWLSEDPFLVIEPECCSSVAFLPGIEGSRLYKQGLIFEDQLWEPNYYSDVEALHLDANGKSKDPSVYTKDVIDSVNIAGTKIYRSFMDEMDGLKTAGTISDWEPLPYDWRLSADDTVANPVKLAGGGTYSMVAQIENLAANSKTGKVTLIAHSMGGIVSKALIKALEAKGEAGLIDKLILVASPQIGTPQTIGSLLHGYGEELFHGLLAGAATMRTFGENLSGAYQLLPSAEYFTKVSDPVVTFDPSIDTVSDFRQKYGESISTKAGLQNFLLGADGRAKPSAEDITLPNILNSTILTNVNTLHDNIDSYQIPSDIAVTQIAGWGLDTIKGIKYQTKDVTVCADKGACQTNKELDMRPIFTEDGDGTVVVPSAAKLNTSKYFFDFPLYNSQFNISLEHKNILESSVILDFLKNKIIEATSSADFITSTEPDPVDLGKQIRLSGHSPISLDLYDSDGHHTGLISIPNSDFNYAEEQIPNSYYFELGDGKYVGFPDDNSTNVKISGTGIGTFTLDIERVVGGQTTTTSSYADIPVFPTTQASLLVSATSTTLSLDLDGNGAVDFNLAPTQELDSIAYFKVMKNIIASLNLSPGVTKPLLAKIDNAIKMLQKSKVSNVQKRISSMLHQIEIKNKKKVNKKIDSIDAQFLVTMLTNLLDNLPK; from the coding sequence ATGAGACGGCGAGGGTTACAAATTTTTCTCCTCATTTTTTCTTCTCTCTGCATTTTCAATATAAACTCTGTAAAAGCGGAGACCGTCATCACCGATTCAGAAATTTCTGTCGATACCACATGGACAAAAGTAAATAGCCCCTATATTATTTCAGGCGATTTGATTATCGATTCAGGCGTGACTCTCACAATTGAACCAGGAGTTATTGTGAAAATGGAAAACAGCGCTTTGTATGTAGATGGGAAAATCGTCGCGGAAGGCACTGAAAACGAGAAGATATACTTCACCTCGTTTGCAGACGATTCTCTCGGAGGAGACACGAATGGCGACGGTGCTCTCACGACACCATCGGAATTCGATTACGACGGCATCAGGTTGTGGGGAAGCGACCCTGGATCACATTTCTCTCATGCAGTTTTCCAGTATGCTTCAATAGCTCTCGATTTCGATACCACTACTGCCACACTGGATGCTGTCTCCATCGAGCATGGCAATGGAGGAATCTCTGCCTTTAATGCAGATATTTCTCTTAAAAATTCTCATCTTTTCGATCTTTCATTTGATGCAGTTGATGGATATGGCGCGAGTAAGATACTCGTTGCTTCAAGCATTATCGAAGATCTTCAGGGCTCTGCTTTTGGCATGTATAACGACTCGATGCTCATACTCAAAGACTCGACGATAAAAAATCTTCAAGATGGAACTGGTGTGATCTTATTCGATTCTTTTGCGGATATTCAAGATTCGACTTTTGAAAATATTACTCGGGATGCGGTGGGTGTCTACAATTCGAAGCTTACTTTCAAGGATTCTTCAGCCAAAGATAATGATTGGGGTTCTGCAATTTATGCGCAAGGCACAAGCGATGTCACCATTTCAGGAAGTTCATTCGACGGCGGTTTCAATTCGGGCGTTGAATTTTATGGAAACAGCTGGAGCGGACAACATTCTTCTTTTTCTGTATCAAACTCGACTTTTCAAAATTATCTTTATGCCGGAATAAGTGCGGGGGATATTGTTTCCGGGAGTATCGCTTCAAGCACAATTCAGAAAAATTTTATCGGTCTTGATGTGTGGAATATCCCGTTGCTCATAAGCGGAAGTGCAATAAAAGAGAATGATCTTCTGGGACTTTGGAATGAATCGGATGAAAAAGTAGTTGATGCAAAAAATAACTGGTGGGGAGATGTAGGAGGCCCGTACGAAGAAGTTGGGAATCCGCTTGGATTTGGAAATGAGGTAATGGGAGCTGTTAATTACACGCCATGGCTTAGCGAAGATCCATTTTTAGTAATAGAGCCGGAGTGCTGTTCAAGCGTTGCATTTTTGCCGGGAATCGAGGGAAGTAGGTTGTATAAGCAGGGCCTGATTTTTGAAGACCAGCTTTGGGAGCCGAATTACTATAGCGATGTAGAGGCTCTTCATTTAGATGCAAATGGAAAAAGCAAAGACCCTTCGGTTTACACAAAGGACGTTATTGATAGTGTAAATATTGCGGGTACAAAAATTTACCGAAGTTTCATGGATGAGATGGATGGTTTGAAAACCGCAGGCACAATATCAGATTGGGAACCGCTTCCGTATGATTGGCGGCTTTCCGCGGATGATACGGTGGCGAATCCTGTGAAGCTCGCAGGCGGGGGTACATATTCGATGGTTGCCCAAATTGAAAATCTGGCGGCAAATTCGAAAACGGGGAAAGTCACGCTCATCGCGCACAGTATGGGAGGAATTGTAAGCAAAGCGCTTATCAAAGCACTTGAGGCAAAAGGGGAGGCGGGACTTATCGATAAGTTAATTCTGGTCGCCTCTCCGCAGATCGGTACGCCACAGACAATTGGTTCGCTTCTGCACGGATACGGAGAAGAACTTTTCCACGGACTTCTGGCGGGCGCAGCCACAATGCGAACATTTGGCGAGAATCTTTCCGGAGCGTATCAGCTTTTGCCTTCTGCAGAATATTTTACAAAAGTGTCGGATCCGGTTGTTACATTTGATCCATCAATCGATACCGTTTCAGATTTCAGACAAAAATATGGAGAAAGTATTTCCACCAAAGCAGGACTTCAGAATTTTCTTCTTGGAGCAGATGGCAGAGCAAAACCATCGGCAGAAGATATTACCTTGCCGAATATTTTGAATTCTACAATTCTCACAAATGTAAATACACTTCATGACAATATCGATTCATACCAAATTCCGTCGGACATTGCAGTAACGCAAATTGCCGGTTGGGGATTGGATACGATAAAAGGAATTAAATATCAGACGAAAGATGTAACAGTCTGCGCCGATAAAGGAGCCTGTCAGACGAATAAAGAATTGGACATGCGACCAATCTTTACGGAAGATGGAGATGGGACGGTGGTGGTGCCAAGTGCGGCGAAGTTGAATACGAGTAAATATTTTTTTGATTTTCCCCTCTATAACTCGCAATTTAATATATCTCTTGAACATAAGAACATTCTCGAGTCTTCTGTAATTCTCGATTTTCTAAAAAACAAAATTATCGAAGCGACAAGTTCTGCTGATTTCATTACTTCCACAGAACCAGATCCAGTTGATCTTGGCAAACAGATTCGTCTTTCTGGTCACTCGCCGATTTCACTAGATCTCTATGATAGCGACGGTCATCACACGGGCCTTATCTCTATTCCTAATTCAGATTTTAATTACGCAGAAGAACAAATTCCGAATAGTTATTATTTTGAACTTGGCGATGGGAAGTATGTAGGATTCCCAGATGATAATTCCACAAATGTAAAAATATCTGGCACTGGTATTGGAACTTTTACCCTCGATATTGAACGAGTGGTAGGAGGCCAGACAACCACAACTTCTTCATACGCGGATATTCCCGTTTTCCCAACAACGCAAGCCTCTCTTCTCGTATCTGCGACTTCCACCACGCTTTCACTAGATCTCGATGGGAATGGTGCAGTGGATTTCAATCTAGCTCCGACGCAAGAGCTTGATTCAATCGCGTATTTCAAAGTAATGAAGAATATCATTGCTTCTCTCAACTTATCTCCTGGCGTTACCAAGCCTCTTCTTGCTAAAATTGATAATGCGATAAAGATGCTTCAGAAAAGCAAGGTGTCAAATGTCCAGAAAAGAATTTCTAGTATGTTGCATCAGATAGAAATAAAAAATAAAAAGAAAGTGAATAAAAAAATTGATTCTATCGACGCACAATTCTTGGTTACTATGCTTACTAATTTATTAGATAATCTCCCAAAATAA
- a CDS encoding helix-turn-helix domain-containing protein: MENKGTKKLLSTAEVAKILGISRVAVFKKIQSGEIKAQKIGRNYVIESTDLSAALGVILSPERKKEIEKSVDKTVKEYGEALKMLGKE, translated from the coding sequence ATGGAAAATAAAGGAACCAAGAAACTCTTATCGACCGCTGAAGTGGCTAAAATCCTTGGAATTAGTCGTGTTGCTGTATTTAAGAAGATTCAAAGTGGTGAAATAAAAGCCCAAAAAATCGGCCGAAATTATGTTATCGAAAGCACTGATTTGAGTGCAGCTCTCGGTGTTATTTTATCTCCTGAAAGGAAAAAAGAGATTGAGAAATCAGTTGACAAAACAGTGAAAGAATACGGTGAAGCTCTCAAGATGCTGGGTAAAGAATA
- a CDS encoding peptidoglycan-binding domain-containing protein produces MNYKTKRVVAGVLGLAMAVSMVAAAGGALTALASFDVNLTVGSTGADVTALQNWLIENGFLSIPAATGYFGPLTQSAVAAYQTSVGITPAAGYVGPITRAKLNAGGSVSGNFPAGCTSASGYSSVTGLPCAPIGFPAGCTSASGFSSTTGQPCSGGGSFPAGCTSASGFSTTTGMSCSGGSSGGGSLSGGAGEITVTAKTAGTETTVGEGKEEKVLGMEIEADDNSDAEITSMRLIATVDTDGATRFNRYVDEVKVYMGSKEVGSLDSSDFSRDAAEFTGTISLHGAVVQKGEKVRFYVAFVANNIIDSDDLDNTINLVVSRIRFTDATGAILTNEDIDTDDVTVSFEDATESDGAKVQSDSSTPDAQILKVEDNSSSEEYHIFSFKIKSDSGASDMEVTSLPINLSIYNASTTAINTEDLIDDMYVMIGGKKYDDYTFDNTSIATASTETAIATFTIDEGDLTVDGGTTEQAKVYVKFGRQEDKYAAADTTVTASVVGSTIDAENSNGDTIDLTGTVTGKTMTAAISAAEVTDFTWAVGTGGTYIDFFFTVTAGDEDFDVLTASIASSTSGNATTSSGTLTKSSGDDVTSISGGFTVASGDTTTFKVRYLVTGSNGTISTVTITSVAGQEVPDNKQESPTATRNVY; encoded by the coding sequence ATGAATTATAAAACAAAGAGAGTAGTTGCAGGAGTTCTCGGTTTGGCAATGGCAGTCTCAATGGTTGCTGCTGCTGGAGGAGCTCTTACAGCTTTGGCTTCGTTCGACGTAAACCTTACTGTCGGCTCAACAGGAGCAGATGTAACGGCACTTCAAAACTGGCTTATTGAGAACGGATTTCTCAGTATCCCAGCTGCGACTGGCTACTTCGGTCCTTTGACCCAATCAGCAGTTGCTGCTTATCAGACAAGTGTTGGTATTACACCAGCAGCTGGTTATGTAGGTCCAATCACTCGAGCTAAGCTCAACGCGGGCGGTTCAGTTTCTGGAAACTTCCCAGCAGGTTGTACAAGCGCTTCAGGTTACAGCAGTGTAACAGGATTGCCTTGCGCACCGATTGGTTTCCCAGCAGGATGTACTTCAGCTTCAGGATTTAGTTCAACAACTGGACAGCCATGTTCGGGTGGTGGATCTTTCCCAGCAGGATGTACTTCAGCTTCAGGATTTAGCACAACAACCGGAATGTCATGTTCTGGCGGTTCATCAGGAGGTGGTTCACTTTCTGGTGGCGCAGGTGAAATAACAGTAACTGCTAAGACAGCTGGTACAGAAACCACTGTTGGCGAAGGAAAAGAGGAAAAGGTCCTCGGTATGGAGATAGAGGCTGATGATAACTCTGATGCTGAAATCACTTCTATGCGACTTATCGCTACTGTTGACACCGATGGAGCAACAAGATTCAACCGATATGTTGACGAAGTAAAGGTATATATGGGAAGCAAAGAGGTAGGTTCATTGGATTCATCTGATTTCTCACGAGATGCAGCTGAATTCACTGGAACCATTTCTCTCCATGGTGCCGTCGTACAGAAAGGCGAGAAAGTTCGATTCTATGTCGCTTTTGTCGCTAACAACATTATTGATTCTGATGATCTAGACAATACGATCAATCTCGTCGTAAGTCGAATCCGATTTACTGACGCTACAGGAGCAATCCTCACAAATGAGGACATTGATACTGATGATGTGACCGTATCTTTCGAAGACGCAACAGAAAGTGATGGAGCAAAGGTGCAATCAGACTCTTCTACACCTGATGCACAGATTTTGAAAGTTGAAGATAATAGTAGTTCAGAAGAATACCATATCTTCTCATTCAAGATTAAGTCAGACTCAGGCGCATCTGATATGGAGGTCACATCGCTTCCTATCAACCTCTCAATCTACAACGCATCTACTACAGCTATCAACACGGAAGACTTGATTGATGATATGTATGTGATGATTGGTGGAAAGAAGTATGATGATTACACATTCGACAACACAAGTATTGCTACAGCTAGTACAGAGACCGCTATAGCTACCTTCACCATAGACGAAGGAGATCTAACAGTTGACGGTGGTACTACTGAGCAAGCTAAGGTGTACGTCAAATTCGGTAGACAAGAAGACAAATACGCTGCTGCTGATACAACAGTTACAGCTTCTGTCGTCGGTTCTACTATTGACGCAGAAAACTCTAACGGTGATACCATTGACTTGACTGGTACTGTCACTGGAAAGACAATGACAGCTGCTATTTCTGCTGCTGAAGTCACAGACTTCACTTGGGCAGTAGGAACTGGCGGAACATACATAGACTTCTTCTTCACAGTAACAGCTGGCGATGAAGACTTCGATGTTCTTACAGCAAGCATTGCTTCTTCTACATCTGGTAATGCAACAACATCTTCTGGAACTCTCACAAAGAGCTCTGGCGATGATGTAACTAGCATTTCAGGAGGATTCACTGTCGCTTCTGGAGATACAACAACGTTCAAAGTTAGATACTTGGTAACAGGTTCTAACGGAACAATCTCAACAGTAACGATTACTTCTGTGGCTGGACAAGAGGTACCTGACAACAAACAGGAATCTCCTACAGCAACAAGAAACGTTTACTAA